In one window of Armatimonadota bacterium DNA:
- a CDS encoding galactokinase — MTALREHFERVFGAPPAGFVRAPGRVNLIGEHTDYNDGFVLPAAIERDVLMAVGPSGDSSLTAFSVDFDRHAVFDVERLEPNADEPWSNYIAGAAWALSDAGHRIGGAHIALQSTIPPGSGLSSSAALELATALGLQTLFDLRIERPALAKLCQRAENAFVGMPCGIMDQFIAALGRERHALLLDCRSLDYEYVPVSAASLVIAHSGVRRELVGSEYRERRAQCESAVAKLAPVLPGISALRDVSSAQLEEHAQLLAPVELRRARHVVTEDERTLQAVRALKDGNLDAFGELMVASHHSLRDDYEVSCPELDLLVELALSMPGVYGSRMTGAGFGGCTITLVRPDAVPALQEGVARRYHEETGIEPMVFATSAAAGADEVAA, encoded by the coding sequence GTGACAGCACTTCGGGAACACTTCGAGCGCGTCTTCGGCGCTCCGCCGGCGGGGTTCGTTCGCGCGCCCGGTCGCGTGAACCTTATCGGCGAGCATACGGACTATAACGACGGCTTCGTGCTCCCGGCTGCTATAGAGCGGGATGTGCTGATGGCGGTCGGTCCCAGCGGAGACTCGTCGCTGACCGCGTTCTCGGTTGACTTCGACCGGCACGCAGTCTTCGATGTCGAGCGCCTCGAGCCAAACGCGGACGAGCCGTGGTCGAACTATATCGCCGGCGCGGCATGGGCGCTGTCGGATGCCGGCCACCGAATCGGCGGTGCCCACATCGCCTTGCAGAGCACGATCCCGCCCGGTTCAGGGCTATCGTCCTCGGCGGCATTGGAGTTGGCCACAGCGTTGGGTCTTCAGACGCTGTTCGACCTGCGGATCGAACGTCCCGCCCTCGCCAAGCTCTGCCAGCGCGCCGAGAACGCATTCGTCGGCATGCCCTGCGGGATCATGGATCAGTTCATCGCCGCCCTCGGGCGCGAACGCCACGCGCTCCTGCTCGACTGCCGGTCGCTGGATTACGAATACGTGCCTGTAAGCGCGGCATCGCTCGTCATCGCACATTCGGGCGTACGGCGGGAACTCGTTGGCTCCGAATACCGCGAGCGGCGCGCGCAGTGTGAATCGGCGGTGGCCAAGCTGGCGCCGGTGCTGCCCGGGATCAGCGCGTTGCGCGATGTGTCATCGGCGCAACTGGAGGAACATGCGCAACTCCTTGCGCCCGTCGAGCTTCGCCGCGCGCGCCATGTCGTGACCGAGGATGAGCGGACGCTGCAGGCGGTGCGGGCGCTGAAGGACGGCAACCTTGACGCCTTCGGCGAACTCATGGTCGCATCCCACCACAGCTTGCGCGACGACTATGAGGTGAGTTGTCCGGAGCTTGATCTCCTGGTGGAACTCGCGTTGAGCATGCCGGGGGTGTACGGCTCGCGGATGACCGGCGCCGGTTTCGGGGGATGCACCATCACCCTGGTGCGCCCGGACGCGGTGCCGGCGCTTCAGGAAGGGGTCGCCCGCCGCTACCACGAAGAAACCGGCATCGAGCCGATGGTGTTTGCCACGAGCGCGGCGGCCGGCGCCGACGAGGTAGCGGCTTAG
- a CDS encoding sugar phosphate isomerase/epimerase, whose translation MMKLSFMTFACPEWSLTDVIKGAKEHAFDGFEPRVQADHAHGIELSASAADRQRAGRLVRDAGLAISCVATSCRFATDDAAKRKENVESLRRHLELARDVGTERLRVFGGKRPEGLDLDTAIGIVAEDLRAAAHIGAEGGVTICLETHDDFRLGSSVGRVLQLANHNSVRANWDVMHPYRAREDLPETLRWLDGRVAHVHFHDSTDEGSACVPGDGWLPIAEYVRALARQDFDGYASAEIWPDAGSPETILSRYAEQMRRFERLAVGE comes from the coding sequence ATGATGAAGCTCAGTTTCATGACGTTCGCGTGCCCCGAGTGGAGTCTGACCGACGTCATCAAGGGCGCGAAGGAGCACGCGTTCGACGGCTTCGAGCCGCGCGTTCAAGCGGATCATGCTCACGGGATCGAGCTCAGCGCGTCTGCGGCGGACCGGCAGCGGGCGGGACGATTGGTGCGCGACGCCGGGCTCGCGATCAGCTGTGTCGCGACGTCATGCCGGTTCGCCACCGATGACGCCGCGAAGCGCAAGGAGAATGTCGAATCGCTCCGGCGACACCTGGAATTGGCGCGGGACGTTGGGACTGAGCGGCTGCGCGTCTTCGGGGGCAAGCGACCGGAGGGTCTCGATCTCGACACGGCGATTGGGATAGTCGCGGAGGATTTGCGGGCGGCCGCCCACATCGGGGCGGAGGGCGGCGTCACGATCTGCCTCGAAACGCACGACGATTTCCGCCTCGGCAGCAGCGTCGGTCGCGTGCTGCAACTCGCCAACCACAATTCCGTTAGAGCGAATTGGGATGTCATGCATCCCTACCGCGCGCGCGAGGATCTGCCGGAGACGCTGCGCTGGCTCGACGGCCGCGTCGCCCACGTCCACTTTCACGACAGCACCGACGAAGGAAGCGCCTGCGTCCCGGGCGACGGCTGGCTGCCCATCGCTGAGTACGTGCGCGCTCTGGCGCGGCAGGACTTCGACGGCTACGCGTCGGCGGAGATCTGGCCCGATGCCGGCAGCCCGGAGACCATCCTCAGCCGCTATGCCGAGCAGATGCGGCGCTTCGAGCGCCTCGCCGTGGGTGAGTGA
- a CDS encoding sulfatase, producing MSSPDAAAIEPKARRWLRDALAIAATGVLAGFVIGIARAIPRLAALRFGDYDLARMLAAYVASWAASHMVVLGVFAVGIAAGRAVLRLSGRAGAARALLAVGIMMWAACAGWLWLVRGDNLWSLTSGLAPAVAGKVGFSGGLILVAALSGWVIGAAHAALADGRRRGETAAGAGQKARRRRLWHGLLLASAVVASALVTGLVLASDHLSPRPNVIVIVVDALRADHLGCYGYQRPTSPNIDALAREGTLFEDATSQAPWTLPSMSSFMTGLYPSAHGAGSYRTSEDKWTWIGLPQRAVTLAEQLSAAGYRTASFVTVPFVSTHFGHHQGFQHMDESLLDEPESAVTSARVSDNVIAWLRHNRTRPLFIYAHYFDPHHPYMPQPKYDYTGGYKGRFPPTMSHDELQVAARDMTTEDVAYFEALYDGEISFTDEQIGRVLAELRRLGIADRTLVILTADHGEEFREHRAVAHGLTVFRPALRVPLIMACPGRVPPGKRVATAVQLTDVYPTVLDMCRLAAPGGLHGRSLARLMAGHRWTPRSILSEAWVHWEHDHWIHMTALRRGRFKLIMENDVPRYFFDLGDDPKEERNLLGKGV from the coding sequence ATGAGTTCCCCTGACGCTGCTGCAATCGAGCCCAAGGCCCGGCGATGGCTTCGCGATGCGCTCGCGATAGCTGCAACCGGCGTCTTGGCCGGCTTTGTGATCGGCATTGCGCGCGCCATACCGCGGCTGGCAGCGCTGCGCTTCGGCGACTACGACCTGGCGCGAATGCTGGCCGCATATGTGGCGAGCTGGGCGGCAAGTCACATGGTCGTTCTCGGCGTCTTTGCCGTCGGCATCGCCGCGGGGCGAGCGGTCCTGCGGCTCTCCGGGCGCGCCGGCGCCGCGCGGGCGCTGCTCGCCGTGGGCATTATGATGTGGGCGGCGTGTGCGGGGTGGCTCTGGCTCGTCCGCGGGGACAACCTGTGGTCGTTGACATCGGGCCTGGCGCCGGCGGTGGCGGGCAAGGTGGGATTCAGCGGCGGCCTCATCCTCGTCGCGGCTCTCAGCGGCTGGGTCATAGGCGCCGCCCATGCCGCGCTCGCCGACGGCAGGCGGCGCGGCGAAACCGCTGCCGGCGCGGGGCAGAAAGCCCGTCGCCGGCGTCTATGGCATGGGCTTCTGCTGGCGAGCGCGGTGGTCGCGTCGGCACTAGTCACGGGGCTTGTTCTTGCCTCGGACCATCTGTCGCCCCGGCCCAACGTCATCGTCATTGTCGTGGATGCGCTGCGGGCGGACCACCTGGGATGCTACGGCTATCAGCGCCCGACGAGCCCCAACATTGACGCCCTCGCCCGCGAGGGAACGCTGTTCGAGGATGCCACGAGTCAGGCGCCGTGGACGCTGCCCTCGATGAGCAGCTTCATGACAGGGCTCTACCCGAGCGCGCACGGCGCGGGCTCGTACCGCACGAGCGAAGACAAGTGGACGTGGATCGGGCTGCCCCAGAGGGCAGTGACGCTGGCCGAGCAACTTTCCGCAGCGGGCTACCGCACCGCGTCCTTCGTCACGGTTCCGTTTGTCAGCACGCATTTCGGACATCACCAGGGATTCCAGCACATGGACGAATCCCTGCTCGACGAACCCGAATCCGCCGTGACCTCCGCACGCGTGTCAGACAACGTGATCGCGTGGCTTCGCCATAACCGCACCCGACCGCTCTTCATCTACGCGCACTACTTCGATCCGCACCACCCCTATATGCCGCAGCCCAAGTACGATTACACCGGCGGCTACAAAGGCCGCTTCCCACCGACCATGAGCCACGACGAGTTGCAGGTTGCCGCCCGCGACATGACGACAGAAGACGTGGCCTACTTCGAAGCGCTCTACGACGGCGAGATCAGCTTCACCGATGAGCAGATCGGGCGCGTCCTTGCAGAGCTGCGCCGCTTGGGCATCGCGGACCGTACGCTGGTGATCCTCACCGCGGATCACGGCGAGGAATTCCGGGAGCACCGGGCGGTTGCCCACGGACTGACCGTCTTCCGGCCGGCGCTGCGCGTGCCCCTTATAATGGCGTGTCCCGGCCGCGTCCCGCCCGGCAAACGTGTCGCGACTGCGGTGCAGTTGACAGACGTCTATCCCACCGTGCTGGACATGTGCCGGTTGGCGGCGCCAGGCGGCCTGCACGGCCGCTCCCTGGCGAGGTTGATGGCAGGACATAGGTGGACGCCGCGGTCCATCCTCAGCGAGGCATGGGTCCACTGGGAGCACGACCACTGGATCCACATGACCGCCTTGCGCCGGGGGCGCTTCAAGCTGATCATGGAGAACGACGTCCCTCGGTACTTCTTCGATCTCGGGGATGACCCCAAGGAGGAGCGCAACCTGCTCGGCAAAGGCGTC
- a CDS encoding VCBS repeat-containing protein, with protein sequence MRLLLLSWLVSAALAACALPGQAKPDYRLGMCHGGDYPTMVEAGIGWSRHDLTWSSAEPEPGKFDWAWYDGVVERGEQAGLNILPILCYWPGYWGDGEEQPDQRSEFKDYGRFAFEAARHYAGRIDAFEAWNEPNLGGFWHGEPNPAHYVEMLREAYAGIKRANPDAIVIGGSIAAVGRLDWPYLEAIFALGAGRYMDALSLHPYRPMPEAGQPRTAYRVRELLATYGLADMPVWITEEGWSLPDDPRTPTDEAWHANYFARSTLISWALGNAVHIWYAWGGGYGLSRGDGLRPAYRACETLTDVIGARKPVGFLPLAWPDYGVIFADADSAVAALWRPFGKSTVTLGARGNGVKLLDQYGAPLPVRGSRVTVELTPSVTYVTGLGSNAIHRAAAQVYPREVSLAPGRSETVKIWVTSALPGARIADVAWRLPDGWSARPARFDKVAYDGTHQSMTGWRIRAGRNARLGRCVLRADCRIRVEGKTFAAPAVVTATVRPPLAWTYEAGSPIYSSCVTADVDRDGKTEIIGAGRWQDIFCLDGQGREKWRYHLAGAMNSNPAVADLDGDGKSEIVALPNDGGLLALSSAGELLWRADLDGRAEWGGPAIADLDGDGTPEIAVSGERFAACVSADGEVLWRHALGGNAGGQPAVGDVDSDGELEVAFPCDDGIIRCYEPDGSLRWVWRCGGAANSSPVIADLNGDGHMEVIFASADRSVTAVSGTDGGQVWRFPVRGALDATLAAGDVTGDGKPEIFAGDGMGGIYCIRSDGAELWTAGVAATTESAAAVADLDGDGSLEIVLGDTGGVVHCLDSRGDLLWQFDARDKVATTPLVADVNDDGSLELVVGGTDSRLYCFSLAAEMKDRRPWPGARGNAANTGALAR encoded by the coding sequence ATGCGATTACTGCTTCTCTCGTGGCTCGTCTCGGCGGCCTTGGCGGCTTGCGCTTTGCCTGGACAGGCGAAGCCCGACTACCGCCTCGGCATGTGCCACGGCGGCGACTACCCAACCATGGTCGAAGCCGGCATCGGGTGGTCGCGCCACGACTTGACGTGGTCGAGCGCCGAGCCCGAGCCGGGGAAGTTCGACTGGGCGTGGTACGATGGCGTCGTCGAGCGCGGCGAGCAAGCCGGCCTGAACATACTGCCGATCCTCTGCTATTGGCCCGGCTACTGGGGGGACGGAGAGGAGCAGCCGGACCAGCGGTCCGAGTTCAAGGACTACGGTCGCTTCGCCTTCGAAGCCGCGCGGCACTACGCGGGACGCATAGACGCGTTCGAAGCATGGAACGAGCCGAACCTCGGCGGCTTCTGGCACGGCGAGCCGAACCCGGCCCATTACGTTGAGATGCTGCGCGAAGCGTACGCTGGCATCAAGCGCGCCAACCCCGACGCTATCGTCATCGGCGGTTCCATAGCGGCCGTGGGCAGGCTCGATTGGCCGTACCTCGAGGCGATCTTCGCCCTCGGCGCCGGGCGCTACATGGACGCGCTGTCGCTGCATCCCTATCGCCCGATGCCCGAGGCGGGGCAACCACGGACCGCCTACCGGGTCCGCGAACTGCTCGCGACGTACGGGCTGGCCGACATGCCGGTGTGGATCACGGAGGAAGGCTGGTCCCTGCCCGACGATCCGCGTACGCCGACCGATGAGGCATGGCACGCCAACTACTTCGCGCGGTCCACGCTCATCAGTTGGGCGCTGGGGAACGCCGTGCACATATGGTACGCTTGGGGCGGCGGCTACGGTCTGTCGCGCGGCGACGGGCTGCGACCGGCGTACCGCGCGTGCGAGACCCTCACCGACGTCATCGGCGCGCGCAAGCCCGTCGGTTTCCTGCCCCTCGCGTGGCCGGACTACGGGGTGATCTTCGCTGATGCCGACAGCGCAGTGGCTGCGCTCTGGCGTCCGTTTGGCAAGAGTACGGTGACGTTGGGTGCGCGCGGGAACGGCGTGAAGCTCCTCGATCAATACGGCGCGCCCTTGCCGGTGCGTGGCTCGCGGGTGACGGTCGAGCTGACGCCGTCGGTGACATATGTGACCGGCCTGGGGAGCAATGCCATCCACCGCGCTGCAGCGCAGGTCTATCCGCGCGAAGTGTCGTTGGCGCCCGGGAGAAGCGAGACCGTTAAGATCTGGGTGACGTCAGCCCTGCCCGGGGCACGGATAGCGGACGTTGCTTGGCGCCTTCCCGATGGTTGGTCCGCCCGGCCGGCCCGCTTTGACAAGGTGGCCTACGATGGCACCCATCAGAGCATGACGGGGTGGCGCATCCGCGCCGGACGGAACGCGCGCCTCGGGCGCTGCGTCCTGCGCGCCGATTGCCGCATTCGGGTGGAAGGCAAGACATTCGCCGCCCCGGCGGTCGTGACGGCCACCGTGCGCCCGCCGCTCGCGTGGACTTACGAGGCGGGCTCGCCGATATACAGTTCCTGCGTCACGGCGGACGTTGACCGCGACGGCAAGACGGAGATTATCGGGGCGGGGCGCTGGCAGGACATCTTCTGCCTCGACGGGCAAGGCCGCGAGAAGTGGCGCTATCACCTCGCCGGCGCCATGAACTCCAATCCGGCAGTCGCGGACCTGGATGGCGACGGGAAGTCGGAGATCGTCGCGCTGCCCAACGACGGCGGTCTGCTCGCGCTCAGTTCGGCGGGCGAGTTGCTGTGGCGGGCGGATCTCGATGGCCGCGCGGAGTGGGGCGGCCCGGCGATCGCCGACCTCGACGGCGACGGCACGCCCGAGATCGCGGTGAGCGGCGAGAGGTTCGCGGCGTGCGTGAGCGCCGATGGCGAGGTTCTGTGGCGTCATGCGCTCGGCGGCAACGCCGGGGGCCAGCCGGCGGTCGGCGATGTGGATTCGGACGGCGAGCTGGAAGTGGCGTTCCCCTGCGACGACGGCATCATCCGCTGCTATGAGCCTGACGGCAGCTTGCGCTGGGTATGGCGATGCGGCGGCGCGGCCAACTCGAGCCCGGTCATTGCCGATCTCAATGGCGACGGGCACATGGAGGTTATCTTCGCCTCCGCCGACCGCAGCGTCACGGCCGTCTCCGGGACCGACGGGGGACAGGTCTGGCGATTCCCGGTCCGCGGCGCGCTCGACGCGACGCTCGCCGCGGGTGATGTCACGGGTGACGGCAAACCGGAGATCTTCGCGGGCGACGGCATGGGTGGCATCTACTGCATTCGCAGCGACGGCGCCGAACTGTGGACCGCGGGAGTCGCCGCGACGACCGAAAGCGCGGCGGCGGTCGCCGACCTCGATGGCGACGGTAGCCTCGAAATCGTACTCGGCGATACCGGCGGGGTGGTTCACTGCCTCGACAGCCGAGGGGATCTCCTGTGGCAGTTCGATGCGCGGGACAAAGTCGCCACGACGCCCCTGGTCGCAGATGTCAATGATGACGGATCACTTGAGCTCGTCGTCGGCGGCACCGACAGCCGGCTCTACTGCTTCTCGCTTGCGGCGGAAATGAAAGACCGGCGTCCCTGGCCTGGCGCGCGGGGCAACGCCGCGAACACAGGCGCCCTGGCGAGATAG
- a CDS encoding HD-GYP domain-containing protein: protein MIRTFFSDTDNRRKEIVWLALALLGVIVLTFFIVLYLGHQVPVRSRDEGVMLVGLVAFLACAIAYFAGKEKEQRHLNQSLVHSLQDAVRELHNRVGLLDELNRANGELGESVSRLQGELDQTYPRTLQALMNALDARDDYTAVHGEEVTSIAAAIAKRMGLRDDLVEIIERFGPLHDIGKIGIPDDVLHKAEPLSAEEVVLFRQHPTMGEGIIRPLHPSPEALAMVRSHHERWDGDGYPDGLVGAAIPLLARILCVADSYHAIISRRPYQPARERRPALRELAANAGTQFDPDVVGVLTELELEGTLHVRGAR from the coding sequence ATGATTCGGACTTTCTTCTCCGACACGGACAACCGGCGCAAAGAAATCGTCTGGCTCGCACTGGCCCTGCTGGGCGTGATTGTTCTGACCTTCTTTATCGTGCTGTACCTGGGACATCAGGTACCCGTGCGCAGCCGCGATGAAGGCGTCATGCTGGTCGGGCTCGTCGCGTTCCTGGCTTGCGCCATTGCGTACTTCGCCGGCAAGGAGAAGGAGCAACGCCATCTCAATCAGAGCCTCGTCCACAGCTTGCAGGACGCGGTGCGCGAACTTCACAACCGGGTTGGGCTACTCGATGAGCTGAACCGTGCAAACGGCGAACTCGGCGAGTCGGTCAGTCGCCTCCAAGGCGAACTAGACCAGACCTACCCGCGTACCCTTCAGGCGCTGATGAATGCGCTCGACGCCCGCGACGACTATACCGCCGTTCACGGCGAGGAGGTCACGTCAATCGCGGCAGCGATCGCCAAGCGCATGGGCCTGCGCGACGACTTGGTGGAGATAATCGAGAGGTTCGGGCCGCTGCATGATATCGGCAAGATCGGAATCCCGGACGACGTCCTGCATAAGGCGGAGCCGCTGAGCGCTGAGGAAGTCGTACTGTTCCGCCAGCATCCGACCATGGGCGAAGGCATCATACGGCCGCTCCACCCGAGCCCCGAGGCCCTCGCGATGGTGCGCAGCCATCACGAGCGCTGGGACGGCGACGGGTATCCCGACGGGCTTGTGGGCGCAGCGATCCCCCTGCTCGCGCGGATTCTGTGCGTGGCCGACTCGTACCACGCGATCATCTCCAGGCGTCCCTACCAGCCGGCGCGCGAGCGGCGGCCGGCATTGCGGGAGTTGGCTGCCAACGCTGGCACGCAGTTCGATCCCGATGTCGTCGGCGTATTGACGGAGCTGGAGCTGGAAGGTACGCTCCACGTGCGCGGCGCGCGCTAG
- a CDS encoding beta-galactosidase: MERFDLGASVRRLDTGERVAVKRLRWDDANGAMRLLGSMPLLPAGRYLLELRAEVGGAAAGFASADFEIVTDVDAPQVTLTRDFVELGEAVTGSVRTHGDHIRAGDEVVIRVRDCYERSIAEWCRPAAPRVDFEWRATDAATVTMAIEASILRGGAEVISARARFSVSRRHRGHWAQVMWDVPTDVLGYYGVQRLTEAGFNVNLRSGDPPDVVAAHNWSYIPYTTRVMDQFDGQGLMQPACWNDEPAIAQHVADIVSRQAAARRHGVYAYSLGDETTTRGACTHPSCLAAYRAWLLREYDDSIDALNAAWGSEYSSFEEIDLIGGGRYTGARLAYEEAAVDAGLYSRWADRQRFAQQNYVQLCARFGRAFNESDPWAVTGFEGAGNFGEDYAALATTNGFWAPYGGLGDEVLRSVAPRSMLRSNWIGYAREATPLIADAWRLVFNDCNSLFWWRWDNLGRFHGYLAPDLDLWPATRDLTEEMRIMRDGLGDWLMGADRQHDGIAIFYSVSSALATRTPPGAAIGDCERSHLAATLATADLGMGYDYITDEQVANGALRGGQYRVLWMPCTLAVSNEAAAAIAEFASSGGAIVADVAPGMWDEHLAPVERPALRRVFEPGGAGHLLGPEFAKYRDVRETVEGAAIRARLQDVCEETGVAPAVRLTYLDGPGWGVRMVRWRRGEIEVVGLLQLPLGTYDGAPLPPPATVRLALPERKHVSDVRSRSYLGVRDEIEVQLTPARAQFLVLLRREPQPLDVSAEPRVVEAGQPVRVTVSVPDGMRPRVVRLAVRSLSGRTAPWFSRTITVAHGGESVALQTAFNDERGVWTVSATDLLGRTADAEFQVR; the protein is encoded by the coding sequence ATGGAGCGTTTTGACTTGGGCGCTTCGGTGCGGCGGCTCGATACAGGCGAACGCGTCGCTGTGAAGCGGCTCCGCTGGGACGATGCCAACGGCGCGATGAGGCTGCTGGGTTCGATGCCTTTGCTGCCCGCTGGAAGATATCTGCTGGAACTGCGTGCCGAGGTCGGCGGCGCAGCGGCGGGCTTCGCGAGCGCGGATTTCGAGATCGTGACTGACGTGGACGCGCCGCAGGTCACGCTCACGCGGGATTTCGTCGAGTTGGGTGAAGCAGTCACCGGTTCGGTCAGGACACACGGCGACCACATCCGAGCTGGCGACGAAGTCGTAATACGGGTGCGCGACTGCTACGAGCGTTCGATTGCCGAATGGTGCCGCCCGGCGGCGCCGCGCGTGGATTTCGAATGGCGCGCGACAGATGCGGCGACCGTGACGATGGCGATCGAGGCGAGTATCTTGCGCGGGGGCGCGGAAGTCATCTCCGCACGGGCCCGGTTCTCGGTTTCGCGGCGGCACCGCGGGCACTGGGCGCAGGTTATGTGGGATGTGCCGACTGACGTTTTGGGCTATTACGGCGTGCAGCGGCTCACCGAGGCGGGGTTCAATGTAAACCTCCGCAGCGGCGATCCGCCGGATGTCGTCGCAGCGCATAACTGGTCGTATATCCCTTACACGACGCGCGTGATGGATCAGTTTGACGGGCAGGGCCTGATGCAGCCCGCGTGCTGGAATGACGAGCCGGCGATCGCTCAACACGTTGCCGACATCGTTTCCCGACAAGCTGCAGCTCGCCGACACGGCGTGTATGCCTACTCGCTGGGGGACGAGACGACTACCCGCGGTGCGTGCACACACCCCTCCTGCCTCGCGGCTTACCGTGCGTGGCTACTCCGGGAATACGATGACTCAATTGACGCGCTCAACGCTGCGTGGGGCAGCGAGTACTCGTCGTTCGAAGAGATTGATCTGATCGGCGGCGGCCGCTACACGGGCGCACGCCTGGCGTACGAGGAAGCCGCCGTTGACGCCGGGCTTTACTCGCGCTGGGCTGACCGGCAACGCTTCGCGCAGCAGAACTACGTGCAGCTCTGCGCGCGGTTCGGGCGGGCGTTCAACGAGTCGGACCCGTGGGCGGTGACGGGCTTCGAGGGCGCGGGCAACTTCGGGGAGGATTACGCAGCGTTGGCGACGACCAACGGCTTCTGGGCGCCGTACGGCGGCCTGGGGGACGAGGTGCTGCGCTCCGTCGCGCCGCGCTCGATGCTCCGTTCAAACTGGATCGGCTACGCGCGCGAGGCAACGCCGCTCATCGCCGACGCCTGGCGGCTCGTGTTCAACGACTGCAACAGCCTGTTCTGGTGGCGGTGGGATAATCTCGGCCGGTTTCACGGCTATCTCGCCCCCGACCTCGACCTGTGGCCGGCCACGCGCGATCTGACCGAGGAGATGCGGATCATGCGCGACGGGCTGGGCGATTGGCTGATGGGCGCGGATCGCCAGCACGACGGCATAGCGATATTCTACTCCGTATCCAGCGCGCTGGCGACACGGACGCCGCCGGGCGCGGCGATCGGCGACTGCGAGCGCAGCCACCTCGCCGCGACGCTTGCCACCGCAGATCTCGGAATGGGGTACGATTACATCACCGACGAGCAGGTCGCGAACGGCGCGTTGCGCGGCGGACAGTACCGTGTGCTGTGGATGCCGTGTACGCTCGCGGTGAGTAACGAGGCGGCGGCGGCCATAGCGGAGTTCGCCAGCTCCGGCGGGGCCATTGTCGCCGATGTCGCGCCGGGCATGTGGGACGAGCATCTCGCGCCGGTTGAGAGGCCTGCTTTGCGCCGCGTGTTCGAACCAGGGGGCGCCGGTCATCTGCTGGGCCCGGAGTTTGCAAAGTACCGCGACGTACGTGAGACCGTTGAAGGCGCCGCAATACGAGCCCGTCTGCAAGATGTCTGCGAGGAGACCGGCGTTGCGCCCGCGGTGAGGCTCACCTATCTCGACGGGCCCGGCTGGGGCGTGCGCATGGTGCGGTGGCGGCGCGGCGAAATCGAGGTTGTCGGGCTGCTCCAGTTGCCCTTGGGCACGTACGACGGCGCGCCGCTCCCGCCGCCCGCGACAGTGCGACTCGCCCTGCCCGAACGGAAGCACGTGAGCGATGTGCGGAGCCGGTCGTATCTCGGAGTCCGGGATGAAATCGAAGTCCAATTGACGCCGGCTCGGGCGCAGTTTCTCGTTCTGCTGAGGAGAGAACCGCAGCCTCTGGACGTCTCGGCGGAGCCCAGGGTGGTCGAGGCCGGACAACCGGTGCGCGTGACCGTGTCTGTCCCGGACGGCATGAGGCCTCGCGTCGTGCGACTCGCGGTGAGGTCGCTTTCCGGGCGTACGGCGCCGTGGTTCAGCCGGACGATTACGGTTGCCCACGGAGGCGAGAGCGTCGCCTTGCAGACGGCCTTTAACGACGAGCGAGGCGTGTGGACGGTTTCGGCAACGGACTTGCTGGGCAGGACGGCCGACGCCGAGTTTCAAGTGAGGTAA